GTTCGGAGGCGCTCAACAGCACCCACCTCCGGTGGACCGCGCGAACTCCTCGCCGATCGCCTCGCTGATTACGTCGTTCGTCTGCTGGAGGAGGTCGACGAGATCGCTCTGTGCGGCCTGGTGCCGCTGGATCGTTTCGTCGTTCGACATCTCAGCCTGAAGCTGCTTCAACTCGGCCATCACCGACTGATCGAACCCGCCGCGTTGCATCTGTTGTTGCTTTCGTCGGTACTCGCGGAGTAGCGCCATCGCGTCGTCGTCCGCCTGAAGCGCCTCGTCGGATTCGACGAACCGCCGGTACGTTTCCGACTCGCCGAGGACGTCGAGGAACTCGCGGAGCGCCGCCTCGACGTTCTCCCCCGCGCCCGCTTCGGCGGCCTCGTCGCTCGCCGGGTCCGCGACGCTCTCCGTCGCGTCGTCGGAGTTCCGCGCGTCGCTCACGAGGGAGTCACCTCCGGCGCGTCCGCGTCGGCGACGTCCGCCAGCCCGGTAACCTCGTCGCCGAAGGCGGTCAGCTCGTCGAGGCCGATCGGCTCGTCCCGGCGGAGCGGGGCGAGCATGAGCGGCGCGTCGAACCGGTCGCGGATCTCCGTCAGGTACTGCGCCTGCTGCGCGCGTCGATCGGCGAAGAAGGCGTTGTCGCCGTACTCCTCGGGGAGGAGGTAGTTGGCGACGACCAGCGAGGTCTCGATGCCGACCTGGTCTCTCAGGTCGGCGGCCGCGCGGTACGCCTCCATCATGGGCGTGTACTCGGGGTACATCACGAACGCGAAGGTGCTCTGCTCGGGGTCTTTCATCGTCTCGATGACTTCGTCGTACTGGTCGCCCTTCGCAGGCGCGGCACCTTTCGTCAGCGAGCCGAGGTCCATGAACCCCTTCCAGTCGGATGGGAGTTCGAGCAAGCGGAGGGTGTGACCCGTGGGTGCCGTGTCGAAGACGACGACGTCGTAGCCGTCCTCGTCGAAGTAGCTCACGAACTTCTCTAAGGCGGCCATCTCTTCGGCGCACGGCGACTCCAGCTCCTCCTCGACGTTCGCGATCGCGGCGTCGACGTCTATCTGGGTGTCCTCCTTGTTCTCGTACATCTCGGTGACGTGGTCGAGGACCTGCTCGCGGTACTCCGCAAGCGCTTTTTCCTGATCGATCCGCGCCGCGTCGAGGTTGGCCTGGCCGACCGAGGTGGGCTCATGGCTTACGGGCTCGCCGAAGATGTCCTCCAAGTGCGCGGCCGGGTCGGTCGTCACCACGAGCGTCTCGTGGCCCGCCTCGGCGAGCTTCGTCGCTGCCGTCGCGGCGACCGTGCTCTTGCCGACGCCGCCCTTCCCGGTGAAGAAGAGGTACTGCGTCTCCTCGCCGGGCGTCAGCTGTTCGACGACTGCGTCGGTGTCAGCGGTCCCGTCGAAGTCGACCGTCCCGTCGGCGTCCGCGTCGGTCGCCGCGCCGATGTCGACCGTCGCCTCGTCGCCGTCGTAGAGGACGCCGGCCACGTCGGCAAGCAGGTCGAGCCCCGCGATCTCGCCGGGCTGGAGCGGGTACGTCGCGGTCGCGTCGGCGTCGAACTCCTCGCGGGCGCGCTCGATGACGGCCTGCTCGTCCGCGCGCTTCCCCTCGAAGAACGGGTCCTCGCACACCGACTCGGGGTGGTAGCCGTTGAGGATCAACAGCTGCGACTCGATGCCGAGGTCGCCGAGGTCGCCCGCGCTGCGCTCGATCTCGTCGATCGAGGAGTCCTCGGGCTTGCCGACGAACGCGAACGAGGTGCGCTCGCCGTCCTGAAGCGCGTCGATGGCGCGCTCGTAGTCCTGCTTGCGCTCTCCCATCGACGCGGCGGGGCCGATACAGGTCGATCCGCCCTTCTCCAGTTCGGCGTTCCAGTCGGAGGGGAGCTCCATCAGCCGGATGGTGTGGCCCGTCGGTGCCGTGTCGAAGACGACGACGTCGTACTCCGGGCTGTCCATGAAGTCGACGAAGTTGTCGAAGGCGGCGATCTCGTCGACGCAGGGGCTGTTGAGCTGCTCTTCGACCGTCCGGATCTCCTCGTCGCCGAGCAGCTCCCGCATCGGCTCGATCGTCTCCTGGCGGTACTCCTCGGCGGCGACGTCGGGATCGATCTCGATCGCCGAGAGGTTCTCTATCCCGTCGATCGCGGTGACCTCGTGACCGATCGACTGCCCGAAGATGTCCGAGAGGTTCGGTGCGGGGTCGGTGGTCACCAGCAGCGTCTCGTAGTCGTTGTCGGCGAGCCACGTCGCGGTCGCGCAGTTCACCGTGCTCTTGCCGACGCCGCCCTTCCCGCTGAAGAAGACGAACTCTGTCTCGTCACTGCTCGGTTCGACGACCTCACGCGCGCTCGTTGCCGTTGACTGTGATTGTGCCATTTATTAGGCCTCCTGTGGCGTCGCGCCCTCGCCGATCGCGGCGGTCAGTTCGTCGTACGAGAGGTACTCGCCCTCGGCGATGATCTGGTCATCGACGACCGTTATCGGAAGGATCGACGGACCATCCTCCTGAACGCGGTCGTAGATCCGCTGCGTTTCGAGGAACTGGTCGATGTTGTGCTGCATGTTCGCCCGATTGACCTGGAGGTCGTCGAACGCGTCTTCGAGCTGGTCAAGCGCCGCGCTGACCTCGACGAGCTCCTCGTCGGGGTCGGGACCGCAGACGCCGGTGGAACAACACATCGCTTCTTCGTACAGGGTGAGTTCGGTCATGATGGGGTCGGATCGCCGTCGATCGTCTGAGCCGTCGTTCACAGAAACGCGCACCGATGACGCGCAAACTGTGATCGGTTCGTTTGAACAATCCCTCATATGATTATAAGTCCTTCGGTCGGGTTCACTCGCGGCGGTCGCGCCGTTGGAGGCTCGTGACGGCCAAGGGCCGCGCTCAGCCGGCAGATCTGCCGGTACTGCGGCGATCTGAGTGTTTCGGGGCCGTTCCGCCTTACCGTTCCAGTTCACCTGTGAGGGGATTTAACCCGAGATCCGGCGTTTGTTCCGATGGAGTCGGTCGCGGCGGTGGCCGCGCTCGTCACCTGAACTCGAACGCTCATCGCACGGGATAACAGATGAACAGTTACTATCTCGTTTGGTCGGCGGGCGCACTCGTTAAAACGGCGATTCACAACGCTTAATCCCGTATCAGTTCAATCGTACCGCATGTCATCGACCGATCGGCTCCAGCGGTACATGGCCGACGAGTGCGGCTCCTGTACCGACGAGGACCTCTCCGAGCGGCTCGCGGAGCTGGAGGAACTAAACGAGAGCGTCGGCGGCTCGGACTTGGAGACCGATGTCGAGCTGCTGTCGGCGCTCGCGAACGAGACGCGGTACAAGATCGTTCGCATGCTCCACGCGGCCGACGGCGACGAGCTGTGCGTCTGCGAGTTCTCGCCGCTGTTGGACGTGAGCGACAGCGCGATCAGCCACGCGCTCTCGAAGCTCACCGACGCCGGGCTCGTCGCGCGCCGGAAGGAGGGGAAGTGGCGGATGTACCGCGCCACGCCGCGCGCGAACGCGGTCCTCGTCGCGCTCGACGGCTCGCGGTCGCTGTGAGCGAGAAGCCGCGCAGCTGATCGGTTTAGATCGGCGTTTCGAACGGGCTCTAGACCGAAGATCCGGGGAAGGCTCTCCGGAAATAGATATCACTCAGAGAGATATCCGGCCGTCCACAATATTTTAATATCTGAGCATTTGTTCATTTGTTATGGAGCAACGCGCGCCGGAAGTCGACTCGGACGGGAATCGGGACACCGAGATGAACGTCGATCTGACGTTGAGCGAGGAAAGCAGACGACAGCGCGGTAGTACGGATGATGTCGGAGCGTTCGGGAAGCGAACCGGCTCGTCAGATCTGCGGTTTTTCGAGGGGATCCTCCCCGAAAGCGACGGGGATATTATAAGCGATCGTTCAATCGAAGAGCAGTTTTCGACCACGCTCGACAACCTCGAGTCCGCGCTCGCCGACAGTCGGCAGGCGACGTTCGGCGACGTGATGAAACTCGAGATCCAGCTCACGGACCCGAGCGCCGCGGAGGCGATCGACCGCGTCTACGAGTCGCGGTTCGACGACGTCGACTTGCCGCCGCGGACCGTCGTCGGCGTTTGCTCGCTCCCCGGCGGCGCGGACGTACAGCTCGATGTGATCGCGGCCGAGGAGTAGCCGCCGCCTCCGAGACACCACTTATGAATGTTCATCCGTCTACACGCCGGTATCGCCCGCTAGCCGACTTTCCCGAGGCCACGGAGGTGAGACTGCCGTGAGCGACGCCGTCCATGAGCACGGGCCGGACTGCGACTGCGAGGCCTGCGGGGATCCGCGGTCGATGGACTTCCTCGACAAGTACCTCACCGTCTGGATCTTCGGTGCGATGGCGATCGGGATCGGTCTCGGCTACGTCGCGCCGTCGGTCACCGGTCCGATTCAGGACCTCCACCTCGTCGAGATCGGACTCGTGTTGATGATGTACCCGCCGCTGGCGAAGGTCAACTACGGACAGCTCCCGGCGGTCTTCAAGAACGTGAAAGTGCTCGGACTGAGCCTCGTCCAGAACTGGCTCATCGGGCCGACGCTCATGTTCGGGCTGGCGATCGTGTTCTTCAGCGGGCTCGTCCCCGGACTCCCCGCCCGCCCCGAGTTCTTCCTCGGACTGGTGTTCATCGGGATGGCTCGCTGTATCGCGATGGTACTCGTCTGGAACGAGCTCGCGGAGGGTTCAAACGAGTACGCCGCGGGCCTCGTCGCGTTCAACAGCGTGTTCCAAATCCTCACCTACGGCGTGTACATCTGGTTTTTCGCGCTGTTTCTCCCGCCGCTGCTCGGCATGGAATCGCTGGTCGCCGGGATCTCCGAGTTCGGGATCAGTCCGCGACAGGTGTTTGAAGCGATCGCGGTCTTCCTCGGCATCCCCTTCGCGGCGGGGATCCTCTCGCGGTTCGTGGGGACACGGGCGAAGGGTGTCGAGTGGTACGAGGAGGCGTTCGAGCCGACGATCAGTCCGCTGACGCTGATCGCCCTGCTGTTCACCGTGATCGTGATGTTCGCGATGCAGGGCGAACGCATCGTCGCACAGCCGAGCGACGTCCTCCTGATCGCGGTGCCGCTCACGGTTTACTTCGTCGTGATGTTCTTCGTGAGCTTCGGGATGGGCCGCGGGATCGGTGCCGACTACTCGACGACGACGGCGATCGGCTTCACCGCCGCGAGCAACAACTTCGAACTCGCGATCGCCGTCGCCGTCGCGGTGTTCGGCGTCGGCTCCGGCGTCGCGTTCGCGACGGTCATCGGCCCACTCATCGAGGTCCCGGTGCTGCTCGCCCTCGTGAAGGTCGCGCTGTACCTGCGAGACAGGTACGACTGGCGGGGATACACGACCGGACGGTTGACCGACCCGTCCGCCGACGAGGACGGAACGACCGGATCGGCTGCGGACGACTGACTACGAGTTCGACCGGCGAAACAGACACAGCGCGTTCGACCGAAAAAAGCGACGCGGCGCGTTCAGACGCCGGGGACGCCGAACGCGGTGATTCCGAGCCCGAGAACCCCGTTCAACACGAAGATGACTGCCAGCGCGGCGGCCCATGCGACCACGCCCATAATGGCCGCGTCCTTCCACCCGCCGGGGTACCGCCACTTGATCACCCATACCCACGCGACCAGCGCGACGAGCGAGCCGATCACCGGGATCAGCGACCCGATGGCCCACGCGACGGCCCCCAGCAGGGCCGTGACCACCGCGTGCGAGTAGTCGTCGACGTCCGCGACGATCCGACCGCTAATGTAGATCCCTAATCCTCCGACCAACAGCGCGACGACGAACGAGACGATTGCTCCCAGTACCATGCGTACTCCCCCTCGATTCGGAGTGATATAACGCGGGGGCAGAGTCACGGCGAATGACACGTTGAGACGGAGCGCCCGCGCGACGGGCGTTCGGCCCCGGATCGCCCCGAGCCGGTCAGTACAGCAGTTCGTCGTCGTTCTCGATCATGTACAGCGACCGGGCGGCGATGTTGACGGCGTGGTCGCCGACGCGTTCGAGGTCGCGGATCGTGAGGAGAAGCCGCGAGACGTTCCGCATCGTCCCCTCCACGTCCTCGTCGTCGCGCAGTTCGTCGCGCTCGATGAGGTCGCGGACGACCAGTTCGCTCGCGGCCTCGCAGGCGGCGTCGAGGTCGTCGTCGGCCTCGGCGACGGCGTAACAGCGGTCGGGGTCCGACTCCGCGTACGCCGCCATCGCCTCCTCTAGCATGTCCAGCGTGTCGTCGCCGATGCGCTGGACGTCCACGTCGGGGAACACCTCGCGGTCCGCCCGCTTGGCGTACTCGCCGAGGTTCGTCGCGAGGTCCGCGATCCGTTCGAGGTCGGTGATGATCTTGAACGACGCCGCGATGAACCGCAGGTCGCCGGCGACCGGCTGCTGGAGCGCGATCAGGTCGGTACACTGCCCCTCCAGTTCGAGGTAGAGGTCGTTGATCTCGGCGTCGCCGGTGATCACTTCCTCGCCCAGCTCCTCGTCTTGCCGTTCGAGGGCGTCGAGTCCCATGCGGAGGCGCTCGGCGACGACCTCGCTCATGTAGAGGACGTCGTCGCGGAGCCCCTCCAGTTTCGTCTGGTACTGTTCGCGTGGCATCGTGCTGGCGTATCCGCCACGCCGGACGCACAAAAACACGTCGGCGACGGCGAGAAACCGGACGCAATCTCCGGTTGTCCGGCGTACGGTCGAACGCTGCCCGCGAGTTCGGTGTCTTATGCGTCGGGACGAAACGGCGGGTCATGTCACGAGAGCTCGACCCGTCGCGACGGCGGGTGCTGCGCGGCGTCGCCGCCGGGGTGACGGCCGGGACCGTCGCCGGGTGTACCGGCGGCGGCTCCGACGGCACGGGGGACGGAACCGACGGCGGAGCGGGCGGCGGCGAGCCGGTCGCCGGCGGGGAATTGGTGTACTCACAGCAGGTGTCGCCGATCGAGTTCGACCCGATCGTCGTCAACGACATCTACTCGCAGCAGGTGTGCTCGCAGGTGTTCGAGCCGCTGTACGCCTACGACGAGAGCACGAACCCGGTCCCGCACCTCGCGCGCGGCGAGCCGACTGTTGAGCGCGACGGGACCCGGTACGTCGTCGAGCTGCGCGACGGGCCGCGCTTCCAGAACGGCGACCCCGTCACCGCCGAGGATGTCCGCTACTCGCTTCTCGCGCCGGTCGAAGAGGAGACCGCGAACGCGCCGGACGTGGAGATGATAGACGCGGTCGAGGTCGTCGACGACCGGACGGTCCAGATCGACCTCCAGTACGGCTACGGCCCGTTCTACACGCTCGCGCTGACGCGGAACGTGGTGCCGGAGTCGGTCCGCGAGGCGGACAAGGAGGCGTTCAACCTCGACGCCCCGGTCGGCTCGGGCCCGTTCGAGTTCGACGACTGGACCGAGGGCGAGTACGTGGACCTAGTGAAGTGGGACGACTACTGGGGCGAGTCGGATCCGTACCTCGACCGCCTCCGGTTCGAGCCCGTCGAGGAGAGCACGACGCGCGTCGTCTCCTTGGAGACCGGCGAGTCGGACGTCGCAGACGGGATCACCCCCCAGACGTGGGAGACGGTCGAGGAAGCGGACAACATGACGCTCCAGTCGGAGCCGGGCATCTCCTACTACTACATCGCGTTCAACTGCAACGAGGGGCCGACGGCGGACCCGCAGGTCCGGGAGGCGATAGACTACGCCGTCTCGATGGACCAGGCGGTGTCGAACTTCATCGAGCCGGCCGGCGAGCGCAACTACGGTCCGGTTCCGCTCCCGGTCGCCGACTCGTGGGACTTCTCCGTGGACGAGTGGGCGGACATCGGCCACGACCGCGACGTCGACCGGACCGCGGAGCTGCTCGCGGACGCCGGCGTGCCCGAGGACTACAACTTCCGGATCATCGTCCCGCCGGACGATCTCCGCGAGCAGATCGGCATCTCGGTCTCGAACGGGCTGAACGAGGCCGGCTACGAGGCGGAGGTCCGCCGGTACGACTGGGGGACGTTCCTCGACACCTACGACACCGGCAACGAGGACGACTACAACATGTACGCGCTCGGGTGGCTCGGCGGGCCGGACCCGGACTCGTACGTGTACAACCTGTTCCACGACGAGCAGATCGGCGCGACCAACGGGACCTACTACGAGAACGGCGAGCTCATGGAGGAGATCATCGACGCGCGCCGCGCCAGCGACATCGACGAGCGGCGCGATCTGTACGAGTCGATCATCCCGACGGTGCTGGAAGACCGGGTCCACCTCCCGAGCTACAGCCTCCGCGTCTCCATCGGCGTCCGCGACCACGTCAACGACTTCGTCGCCCATCCGCGCTCGCAGTACAACCCGCGGGTCCTGAGCGACTACAACAACGTCTGGCTCGACCGCTAGCGGCCCCCCCGCCGCCGCGCGGCGCGGACTCGGTCGAAGCGTTCAAACCCCGCCGCGACGACGGCCCGCACATGGAGAACTTGGAAGACATCGTCCTCGACGACAACGAGGAGGCGCTCGCGCCCGCCGTCGTGATCGCGACCGTCGCGCTCCTCGCGGTGTTCGTCGTCGGCGTCCTGGTCTCGCTCGTCGGTCTCGTCGCCTGACCGGCTCGCCGGACTCGCCGCCCGACCGTATCGCAGCTCCGACGAGGCCGAGTCGAGACCGACCGTTCCGCCCCCGACGTTTTTGACGCCCCGCGGGGTGGTGACGGTATGGACCGCCGGACGCTCAGGGACCTCCTCGACCGCAACGACGACCACGTCGCTGCGCTCGCGCCCGGGGCCTTCGACCGCCACCGCGACGGCCAGCGCCCCGGCGTGGTCTCCGTCTGCTGTTCCGACTCGCGCGTCTCGCAGGAGGGGATGTTCGCCGTCGACGAGCCGGGATTCCTCTTCACCTCCGGCGCGATCGGGAACAGCGTGAGCGCCCTCGTCGACGGCGAGCGAGTCCTCGACGGGAGCGTGGCGTACCCGCTCCGACACACCGACACGGAGGTCCTCGCCGTGGTCGGCCACACCGGGTGCGGCGCGGTCGGCGCGGCGCTCACCGCGGCTCGCACCGGCGAGTATCCGGCCGAACCGGGCGTCCGCGCGGACGTCGAGGCGCTGGTTCCTATCGTCGAGCGCGGGCTGGACGACCCCGCCGTCGTCGGGCCGGACGCCGGCGCGACCGACGGCGAGAGCGGCCTCGAAGCGGACAGTGATGCCGGCATCTCGGTCCGCGACCGGCTCGTCGAGTACAACGTCCACGAGCAGGTGGCGTTCGCCCGCGGCCGCGAGGAGGCGGCGGACGCGACGGTGTACGGCCTCGTCTACGACCTCCACGGCGTCTACGGCGGCCGCGACGGGACCGCCTACCTCGTCAACGCCGACGGGGAGCGGGACCCGGCGGCGCTGCGCGACCTCGTCGGCGAGGCGCGCGCGGACCACGTGGCGTCGCTGCTGTAGCGCGGCGTCGCTCCGCGACCTCGCGTCACAGACGCCGCCGTCGCTCCGCGGACCGGGGTGACCGCATCCGACAACCGTTTCACCGCGACGCCCGAACGGGGTTCAAATGGACCGACGCGTGCTGTTCGCGACGCTGATCCTGCTGGCTGGCGGCGCGACCGGCGTCGGCGTGGCGCTGTTCGCGTTCGTCGGCGTCGACGACGCCACCGCGGAGACCGAGGTCGTCTGGGAGTCCGAACCGGCGGCCGGCGACGACGGCACCGGCGCGGTGATCGCGACGGTCGACGGCGACCCGCTGCTCCTCCGACCGGCGGTCGAGAACGGCTCACGGGTCGTCAGCGCGGCGGTCGTCGGGACCGACGAGACCGCCTGGACGGTCCCGGTCTCCGGACCGGACGCCGAGCGCGGCGGCGGCGACGACGCGAACGGGAGCGACGACGATCCGGTCGGCGTCAGCGGACTCACCGCGGGCACCCTCGGCGGCGACCCCGTCGTGGCGCTCACGACGGCTCCGGGGTCGCTCGTCGTCGTCGACGCGACCGACGGGAGCCGGCGGTTCGCGGTCGACGTCGGCGGCCCCGGCGGGCTCCGCCCCGCGATCGGTGACCTCACCGGCGACGGCAATCGAGAGGTGGCGGCGGTCTCGACCGACGGGTCCGTCCGTATCGTCGACGGCGGGGGCGGTTCCGTCGCCGAGGCCTCGCTGTCGGGGGAGGTCGATCGCCGGCCGCTCGTCGT
This genomic stretch from Halorubrum hochsteinianum harbors:
- a CDS encoding carbonic anhydrase, which translates into the protein MDRRTLRDLLDRNDDHVAALAPGAFDRHRDGQRPGVVSVCCSDSRVSQEGMFAVDEPGFLFTSGAIGNSVSALVDGERVLDGSVAYPLRHTDTEVLAVVGHTGCGAVGAALTAARTGEYPAEPGVRADVEALVPIVERGLDDPAVVGPDAGATDGESGLEADSDAGISVRDRLVEYNVHEQVAFARGREEAADATVYGLVYDLHGVYGGRDGTAYLVNADGERDPAALRDLVGEARADHVASLL
- a CDS encoding PQQ-binding-like beta-propeller repeat protein; the protein is MDRRVLFATLILLAGGATGVGVALFAFVGVDDATAETEVVWESEPAAGDDGTGAVIATVDGDPLLLRPAVENGSRVVSAAVVGTDETAWTVPVSGPDAERGGGDDANGSDDDPVGVSGLTAGTLGGDPVVALTTAPGSLVVVDATDGSRRFAVDVGGPGGLRPAIGDLTGDGNREVAAVSTDGSVRIVDGGGGSVAEASLSGEVDRRPLVVEPDAEAGERGGLAVLTSAGDPATVHLLDETGEARWTATPGVNPLSWNAADSENGPVIALGGSNGNLETIETSDGSVRYEIGLQDDPVAVGDADPGRVYVGGSGSVWAASLLDGEVVWKQQYGASTRINEPRVGDIDGDGDIGPVAVNRNGEVLAMTRSGSVTARGGPEAVVYGGPLFADVTGDGGDEVVVVADDGTAVALDT
- a CDS encoding RidA family protein, whose amino-acid sequence is MEQRAPEVDSDGNRDTEMNVDLTLSEESRRQRGSTDDVGAFGKRTGSSDLRFFEGILPESDGDIISDRSIEEQFSTTLDNLESALADSRQATFGDVMKLEIQLTDPSAAEAIDRVYESRFDDVDLPPRTVVGVCSLPGGADVQLDVIAAEE
- the arsD gene encoding arsenite efflux transporter metallochaperone ArsD, translating into MTELTLYEEAMCCSTGVCGPDPDEELVEVSAALDQLEDAFDDLQVNRANMQHNIDQFLETQRIYDRVQEDGPSILPITVVDDQIIAEGEYLSYDELTAAIGEGATPQEA
- a CDS encoding ArsR/SmtB family transcription factor encodes the protein MSSTDRLQRYMADECGSCTDEDLSERLAELEELNESVGGSDLETDVELLSALANETRYKIVRMLHAADGDELCVCEFSPLLDVSDSAISHALSKLTDAGLVARRKEGKWRMYRATPRANAVLVALDGSRSL
- the arsA gene encoding arsenical pump-driving ATPase, whose translation is MAQSQSTATSAREVVEPSSDETEFVFFSGKGGVGKSTVNCATATWLADNDYETLLVTTDPAPNLSDIFGQSIGHEVTAIDGIENLSAIEIDPDVAAEEYRQETIEPMRELLGDEEIRTVEEQLNSPCVDEIAAFDNFVDFMDSPEYDVVVFDTAPTGHTIRLMELPSDWNAELEKGGSTCIGPAASMGERKQDYERAIDALQDGERTSFAFVGKPEDSSIDEIERSAGDLGDLGIESQLLILNGYHPESVCEDPFFEGKRADEQAVIERAREEFDADATATYPLQPGEIAGLDLLADVAGVLYDGDEATVDIGAATDADADGTVDFDGTADTDAVVEQLTPGEETQYLFFTGKGGVGKSTVAATAATKLAEAGHETLVVTTDPAAHLEDIFGEPVSHEPTSVGQANLDAARIDQEKALAEYREQVLDHVTEMYENKEDTQIDVDAAIANVEEELESPCAEEMAALEKFVSYFDEDGYDVVVFDTAPTGHTLRLLELPSDWKGFMDLGSLTKGAAPAKGDQYDEVIETMKDPEQSTFAFVMYPEYTPMMEAYRAAADLRDQVGIETSLVVANYLLPEEYGDNAFFADRRAQQAQYLTEIRDRFDAPLMLAPLRRDEPIGLDELTAFGDEVTGLADVADADAPEVTPS
- a CDS encoding ABC transporter substrate-binding protein, which gives rise to MSRELDPSRRRVLRGVAAGVTAGTVAGCTGGGSDGTGDGTDGGAGGGEPVAGGELVYSQQVSPIEFDPIVVNDIYSQQVCSQVFEPLYAYDESTNPVPHLARGEPTVERDGTRYVVELRDGPRFQNGDPVTAEDVRYSLLAPVEEETANAPDVEMIDAVEVVDDRTVQIDLQYGYGPFYTLALTRNVVPESVREADKEAFNLDAPVGSGPFEFDDWTEGEYVDLVKWDDYWGESDPYLDRLRFEPVEESTTRVVSLETGESDVADGITPQTWETVEEADNMTLQSEPGISYYYIAFNCNEGPTADPQVREAIDYAVSMDQAVSNFIEPAGERNYGPVPLPVADSWDFSVDEWADIGHDRDVDRTAELLADAGVPEDYNFRIIVPPDDLREQIGISVSNGLNEAGYEAEVRRYDWGTFLDTYDTGNEDDYNMYALGWLGGPDPDSYVYNLFHDEQIGATNGTYYENGELMEEIIDARRASDIDERRDLYESIIPTVLEDRVHLPSYSLRVSIGVRDHVNDFVAHPRSQYNPRVLSDYNNVWLDR
- the arsB gene encoding ACR3 family arsenite efflux transporter translates to MSDAVHEHGPDCDCEACGDPRSMDFLDKYLTVWIFGAMAIGIGLGYVAPSVTGPIQDLHLVEIGLVLMMYPPLAKVNYGQLPAVFKNVKVLGLSLVQNWLIGPTLMFGLAIVFFSGLVPGLPARPEFFLGLVFIGMARCIAMVLVWNELAEGSNEYAAGLVAFNSVFQILTYGVYIWFFALFLPPLLGMESLVAGISEFGISPRQVFEAIAVFLGIPFAAGILSRFVGTRAKGVEWYEEAFEPTISPLTLIALLFTVIVMFAMQGERIVAQPSDVLLIAVPLTVYFVVMFFVSFGMGRGIGADYSTTTAIGFTAASNNFELAIAVAVAVFGVGSGVAFATVIGPLIEVPVLLALVKVALYLRDRYDWRGYTTGRLTDPSADEDGTTGSAADD
- the hcsL gene encoding halo-CC-star protein HcsL is translated as MSDARNSDDATESVADPASDEAAEAGAGENVEAALREFLDVLGESETYRRFVESDEALQADDDAMALLREYRRKQQQMQRGGFDQSVMAELKQLQAEMSNDETIQRHQAAQSDLVDLLQQTNDVISEAIGEEFARSTGGGCC
- the phoU gene encoding phosphate signaling complex protein PhoU, translated to MPREQYQTKLEGLRDDVLYMSEVVAERLRMGLDALERQDEELGEEVITGDAEINDLYLELEGQCTDLIALQQPVAGDLRFIAASFKIITDLERIADLATNLGEYAKRADREVFPDVDVQRIGDDTLDMLEEAMAAYAESDPDRCYAVAEADDDLDAACEAASELVVRDLIERDELRDDEDVEGTMRNVSRLLLTIRDLERVGDHAVNIAARSLYMIENDDELLY